The stretch of DNA TCGTCGACGAGCGTGTCACAGAGGGCCGTGTATCCGACGATGATGACGTGGTCCTCGAGGCCGTCTATCTCCGTCGGCGGCGTCGGCTCGACGAGGGTCTCGAGCCACGGGACGACGAACTGTGGGATCGCGACGAGCACGTAGGCGATCCCGGTCACCTGGATCAACAACACGAGTGCGGTCATCTCGAGGGTCTCCCAGGGTGCATCCTGTCCGTATCCCGTGGTCGTCATCGACTGAACGACGACCTCGAGCGACTGGTACCACGTCCGCGACTCGCCTTCGTAGGCCGCCATTCCCCACTGGTAGACGAACGAGTAGAGGCCGATCAGGAACAGCAACGAGCCGACGTAGACTACGAGTCGTTTCGGCAGCGCTACCACGATTACTCACCGGACGAACCGGCGATCCCGGCCCGTCCGCTCGATCGTCGCGTCTCGATCATGGTGACGACGTCATCGCCGTCCCCTATCGTCTTTTCCGGTGTCTCAGAAAACCGAAGTGATAGTACAGGCCGAGCGGGTCACTCAGCTACGGGTTCTACGCCCTCGAGAACCCCGTCACACGCCGCGACGAGGTCGGTCTCCTCGACGTCGCGGTTTCGCCCTCGGCTTCGGCGGCGACGTTCGAGACGCCGTCGTCCCACGCTGGATCGACCCCTTCGTCTCGAATTCCGGCCTGTCGACCGTGAGGGCGAACTCAGCCTCTCTCAGACAGTTCGTAGTCGCTATCGCCGGTGTCGAAGAGACGGGACGACATCTCGAGGCCTTGCATCCCGGTCCTCGGGGTGTACGCTCGCACACCTTGGCTGATCCCCTTGCGTCCAGCGGGTGTAGTGTGATCGAATATCGCTCCAGTCGCGCGAAAGAGGAAAAGGCCCATTATCGCGCCGACACATCGAACGCATATGGGACTTACCAGCACTGCAAAGAAACTGCAGGGACTCTCGGACCGCGCCGAAGCGATGTACAAACAGGTACAGAAACTCCAGGAGCGGATTATCGGCCTGGAAGAGGAGATGGACGACACCCACGACACCGTCAAGCGACTCGACCACCAGATCTCCGAACAGCGCGAACTGCTGATCGCAATCGCCGACGAACAGGGACTCGACGGCGAACAGATCCTCGCGGACGCCGCGATCGACGAGGCCGAACTCGAGGATGACGGTGACGACGAGGCTGCTGAAGAGTCAGTCGACGAAGCCGAAACCGAAGCGTAAGCCCCGTTCGGTACAACGCCGTTGTCCTACGTTCGACGGATTCTCGAGTGCGTTTCCGTCGATCTTGCCGGCGAAAACCGACCCTCCGCGACTGATCGTAAAGGTAAGACCTAACAACAGTGGCAACATTTGCCAGCACAATGACGACCCACGAACGACCGATGGAGTCGGTACTCGAGACGATCGGTCAGACCCCGCTCGTTCGCATCCAGGACGGGGCCGAGGACGTCCGGATCTACGCGAAACTCGAGTCGTTCAACCCGGGAGCGAGCGTGAAAGACCGGATCGGCCGGTACATGCTCGAGCGGATGCTAGAGCGCGGCGACATCCCTGCGGGCGGGACGGTAATCGAACCGACCGCGGGAAACACGGGGATCGGGCTCGCGATTGCCGCCCAGCAACTCGGACTGGACGCCATCTTCGTCGTCCCAGAGCGGTTCAGCCAGGAGAAACAACAGCTAATGGCCGCGCTGGGTGCAGAGGTCATCAACACGCCGACCGAGGACGGGATGGACGGTGCGATCGCTCGCGCACACGAACTGGCCGACGAACTCGACGATGCCGTCGTCCCCCAGCAGTTCGCGAATCCGCTGAACACTGAAGCCCACTACGCGACCACCGGCCCCGAAATCTACGAGGCCCTGAACGGCGAGGTGGGTGCAGTCGTCGCCGGCTGTGGGACGGCAGGGACGCTCATGGGAATCGCCCGCTACGGGCTCGAGCAGGACGACGAGACGTACGTCGCCGCCGTCGAACCCGAAGGCTCGCTGTACGGTGAGGTCGTCGGCGAGGATCGCGAGGAAGGCGAGTACAAGATCGAAGGCATCGGCACCCACGACCCCAGCACGAACGAGCTGTTCGACCCCGAACTGGTCGACGGCGTCTATCCCGTCGCCGACGAGGACGCACACGACGAACTCGTCCGACTCGCACGCGAGGAAGGCCATCTGGTCGCCTCGAGCGCCGGCGCAGCGAGCGTCGCGGCGAAACGCGTCGCCCGGAAAATAGCGGATGGCGAGATAGAGACGCCACACGACACCGTCGTGACGGTGTTCCCGGACTCGAGCGAGCGGTAC from Natronobacterium texcoconense encodes:
- a CDS encoding DUF5798 family protein, which produces MGLTSTAKKLQGLSDRAEAMYKQVQKLQERIIGLEEEMDDTHDTVKRLDHQISEQRELLIAIADEQGLDGEQILADAAIDEAELEDDGDDEAAEESVDEAETEA
- a CDS encoding PLP-dependent cysteine synthase family protein gives rise to the protein MTTHERPMESVLETIGQTPLVRIQDGAEDVRIYAKLESFNPGASVKDRIGRYMLERMLERGDIPAGGTVIEPTAGNTGIGLAIAAQQLGLDAIFVVPERFSQEKQQLMAALGAEVINTPTEDGMDGAIARAHELADELDDAVVPQQFANPLNTEAHYATTGPEIYEALNGEVGAVVAGCGTAGTLMGIARYGLEQDDETYVAAVEPEGSLYGEVVGEDREEGEYKIEGIGTHDPSTNELFDPELVDGVYPVADEDAHDELVRLAREEGHLVASSAGAASVAAKRVARKIADGEIETPHDTVVTVFPDSSERYLSKGIYRSFEEWSS